The region gtgcgcatgtgtgtatatgagtgagagaatgtacatatttgtttatatatatatttgagttTTTTGGTGGGTGCTGACGAGAGGGGTCGGTAAAAGTAAGAGGCAGACGTAGTGCCACATTAAAAATTGAAGGCCATTTCAACCGATGGAGTCATTAAAAAGAGCGCTGTGCTTAATAATAATTCTATAATAacttcattattatttcattattattgacACTTGAAGAACAGTGACTGaaacaatggtgtgtgtgtgtgtgtgtatggaaacacagacaaaaatgGCTGTCTGGGCATTCTGATGTGCTGTTGGTTTGTATTTTTCCTCCTGTTGAAGTATTCCTATTCCTCGCCCCAGCCATTGAAATGCTGCACAGTCAGGCTGATGGCACAAAGTGTACttgacacactcacattcatggCCATTTTTGTCAGGAATTACCATTTTTGTATGGACCTTTTTACACAAACATTGGCCAAGACACTGTACTTTTGTTCAATTGCCTTGTTTATTGATGAATGTTGCGCTGGTTTTTTAGCAAATTCCGTTTTCCTTTGTTGTCATTGTGTTATTTTGTTACAGTTGTTCATTTGCTGATATTTTGGGAGTTTATGTACGGTATTTTGTAGCTTTGAAAGGAAGCTCCACAAAGGGTGATTCTGTCTGTCAATTTCTCCATCCATTGTTGTGACTTCAATTTTAAATCCTCAATTCTCCTCTTCTAGTATTTTCTACTTCTGCTTTATGACTCTTTTATTACGTCTGAACAAGAACACGAAGCAAAAATCCTTCAACCAAAACCACAGCTTTTCTATTGAATGAAGTTATGATAATGATTATACCATCAATAAAAACTCCATTGAGGAAGTCAGCTCGTTATAGTGGCTGAACGGGAGCTGCGGCTCACTAAcgataatattttttaataatatttatacgTGTGGTGGTAATTGATGTGTattaattgttattattcaGACTACTTTGCCTTATTGCTACCAAatgtataaagaaaataattttaaataaactTTTTGTAATGTTAATTCAAATGCTGGATTcctctttcatttaaaaatgataataatttattaatcaATGAAGTCATCTGTGTACTGGACGGACACGCAATCTTCCGCCACTCCTGTATCGGTCTGGTGGGAGCCGAAGTGACGTCATTTTGCAGTCTGGgcggggagagaagagaggaggttGCTCTCAACCTGTCAGTAAATGGAaacagaattaaaaaataatattgtgcGGGACACCAATTAAGACATTAGATAGTTGTGCATTAATTCTTGCCTGTATACATAGCCTACTCGATGCACAGTGGCGACACGGTTTTGGCTTTGCTACAGTGCATGAgcggggacagagggacagctgagtggagtgagagagaaggacgCAGTGTGGGCGGGTAGAGATACGGAGAGGGAGGTGGCATCGATGTCTCAGCATCATCGTTTTTCACACGACTTATGCTGAAAACGGGGACAACAAACTGACAGTACTCACTTGAATACGCATTCCAGTTTGAAATCTAAACGTTGACACTTTGCTTAATATCAACATCACTCCATTCACCTATCATTTGAACTCGATCAagcggagaaggagagggaggcagacGAGAGGTGAGACTGATGCTCTGGCAGAGGGAAACGCACAGGGTACCAAAAGCGTTACAGTATTGTGAAATCAACGGGTTGTGTTTTTTGCCATCATTTCCAACAGCGTTAGTCATTTTGAAGCCGCCTAGAAATTGCAATGACTGTTGCCGTCAGAAATGGTCGAATCgattgtttttaaatcaaaatgtttttcaaaatcaCTGAATGTCGCATATAGCTACTGTAAGCGTGTATTTTTGTCCATCCCAATGTTTTTCAGTTACTGTCTCTACATATGCATGTGCttttttctgtgtctgttttcagatttttcttcaTATAGGTTCTGACCCACGAATAACTGTAAAATGAATTGTCTGCCTTTATGAAGATAACGGATTAAACAGCACCGGATTGTTTAAATCTAATTTTAGATAACTGGCTATGATTCATGCATTTAGATATGACATTTACGATCCTAGCAGtgcttgcacatacacactctgcgTTTATGCAGGTTGTCTATAGATGTCTGTTTACCTTTCGTATGCTAACTGTATGTTGGCTCCAGCACCTGGTCATCACATACCATTACTGTTATTCCCGTTGCTCATATTTCAGttgtattaaataataaatattcatatttagtttgatttactgcatatctgacCATGAATGTGTATAGCTTaacattctgtgtgtgtatgtggagacATGGATTACAAGGGAGTATGATATGGTATTTtccaatcattattattatttcattatttattcatcattttttACTTGGATTAGATTTGAAATTGATTGTGTCAGTTGTTGGTCAAATTGATGCATGTCTGTCCGTCCCATCTTTTCACACACTACTCATTTACAGTAATACAGTAGTACTGCCTTCTTACCCTgtaccctcccctcccctttccGTCCTTACAGATGGAAAGAATAATTTTCCTCTCCCTTCTCCTACTGTGTTTGACTTGGGGTGCACACAGCAACAAAGgtaagtttttttattttttatttttttatttcaaagtatCAGTATTATCACACCTATTACTATAATAATGGTTGCTATTGCCTTTTTATTACCTGTAGCTGACTGTTTTCCAAGTATGTCAATGACTGTTTTCTGTTGATAAACTACATGtaatatatgtaaatgtatagCCATCAgttgttttatattatattattgtagtcgtacaatgcttttttaaattttaattttaattttttagcTGTAGGTACATCATAACTTGAAACCGTGATAACACGATAGATTCCATATGTGACACTATTGGTGCAGATATGAACCCTTCTCGTTTATGCTGCCGGAGTGTAGACATATGTGCTATGTCATTCAGAAAAAGCCTATTGTGCATGAACGGCGTATTTTTCCTGACTgtcaaattttattttactgccaGTTCAGCAAcggaaggaggaaaaaaaataagcaaaCGGTGTTGAAGAAAAGTGtaaaacaggaagagagagagagaagcatatGCAATATCAGGAAAAgaggaaatagagagagagagagagagagagagagagagagagagaaagaggaggaatcTGGCGCAGTGAGGAAATATTAAGCAACCAGGGagagatattaaaataaatgtgtttcaatATGCAATCCTGTGCGTAATCCCTGGGCCTGATGTTCAGATTAATATTGTGTCACTTagtgagtaagagagagagagggagggagtgagtgagagagattgatGGCTGAAATGGATTGAAGTAAGGAAAAAGTGAACGGAAAAGAACGATGATGGTGTGACGCAGACCGAAAGAAAGAGAGGACTCGTTAGGCCTACTAAACCTGCGTGCGGCGGTGTCTGCTGAGGGAGCGCCGGACAGTTTCCTGATTCCTCCAACCACGTGCTTCCTCATCTGGAGATTAGTATGTACATGGCTGGACTCAGCTATACTGCAAGGAGCCTGTTTCAGGGCGGTTATATGCAGTGCAGTATGTAGGTCAGCCGGGCCTgtccacagcccccccccccccccaccgcactGCCAACTTCACAGAAGATGTAGTATTCACATCTCAGTTCTATACTTAAGCTGCACCTGAAACATGATACGCTTGCTTATTCGTATGCTTGCATGTCTTGTGCATTTATTATTGTTCTGCATAAACTCTCATAACTTCCCATTTGTAAGTGAGGTTACAGTTTTTGTGAACGCCAACTGCTCAACTGCTGTTACTGGTGGTGAATATTCATATCTTGCAGTATTTCGTTCTGGGGTTAGAGCATGGTCGGTTGAAATATACCCAACTAATCTATCCACGGTGTGGATTGGCACCTGCTTCTCTAGGCTGCAGCAAATTGCTCGATCTTGGCCCAGACTGTGAAGACTGCTGAACGGTATCTCATTGGTTCCCCGTTTCACGCAGCCAATAAGCACAAGCCATGGATCGAGACAGAGTACCAGGGGATAGTGATGGAGAATGACAACACCGTACTTCTCAATCCGCCGCTCTTCGCCCTGGACAAAGATGCCCCACTGCACTATGCAGGTAGTCATCTTTCAGAGTACCTGTAAATATCTGCCTGTGCCTGACTGCAGTGTCCTATCCTGCTACTGTACTTCATGCCTTATTGCACTGTAATTTCCTCCCATCAATTTGTCCCATTCTCTAGCTATATTTAATaatagttaaaggtacaataggtcattttggacttctaacagtcaagagaggaattgccgtaacaaacactgtttatcccaccccttgtctgtgaacgtgctgacgttgaaacgccattggctgtggcaatgttttgaaacccgaatttaagcactataaacacaggcagagggtgagtcaacacgccagtgagcctttttcaatgataggaaaggatttacaatggtcttgtaacaaggTTTTAACACTAAaatcttacctgttgtacctttaataatgGCTTTTTACCCATCCAAACTGCCCTTTCTCCTCTACGTCCATGTTAGGAGAGATTTGTGGGTTCAGGGTGCACAGCGGCACCTCAGGCGGGGCTCAGTTCGAGGCCGTGGTCCTCGATCGGTCGACGGGGGAGGGCCTGGTCCGTGCCAAAGAGCCCCTGGACTGCGAGAGCCAACGGGAGCACAGCTTCACCATTCAGGCCTATGACTGCGGGGAGGGCCCTGATGGGGTCAACAGCAAGAAGTCTCACAAGTGAGGaaaaactacaattcccagaTTGCTTCGATGACTGGGCAGGGGTGGTTGGTGGGCACGGGTGATTGTATGAGTAGATACTTTGGTTTTGCGCATGTAGGGTGTATGTAGGGTGTCATAATGAGTTCATCGAACTAAAGGCTGTGAGAGGTTTAGCGACACTTTGTCTCATTGGCTGGTCAggtgtgatctctctctctctctctatcccccgctccgtccctccctccctctctttctctccctcccctcaggGCCACCGTTCACGTGCGCGTCAACGACGTGAACGAGTTCTCCCCTGTGTTCGTGGAGCGGCGGTACGAGGCCTCGGTGCCGGAGGGCCGCCTGTTCGACCGCATGGTCAGGGTGGAGGCGCTGGACGCCGACTGCTCCCCGCAGTACAGCCAGATCTGCTTCTACGACATCATCACGCCCAACGTGCCCTTCGCCATCGACAACGACGGTGAGACACAGGGGCCCCGCACTTCCCCCCCAAATCACTGACAGTTTCATAATGGCTGGTTTTCACACACTTCTCCTGGCCTGATGAATGGCAATGAAAGATCAGCAACCTCCAGCAATTGCCATAAGATCGATTGAGCGAGACTGTGTGATGACTTTCTACCGCTACAGCGAATGAGGCGCTTAATCTGCTGTGGGGAGGTGAAGTTCTTTTAAACTGCGGGTCAAACTGGGCTAGGGGCGGCCCAGGGGCATTGTGCGACTGCCTGATGTGAATGGCCTGTCATTGTCCGTCTGCGCTCATTGCCCAGTGCTCATTGTCTCCGCGTTAACCCTGTCGTTGCTCTTCAATCGCAGGGAACATTAAAAACACCGAGCCTCTGGACTCGAGGCGACAGCGCGTCCACAGCTTCTGGGTGACTGCCTTCGACTGCGGCAAGAACCGCGCCCAAACGGACGCCCAGGTCATCATCACTGTCAAACCCTCCTGCAAGCCCGGCTGGATCGGTAAATGACTGCCGCGCGTTTGGGGCTTCCTGCTCCCACTTCGCCGTTTAGCTTTCAGCTAACCCGTACGGCTAATTGAGCCGTGCGTTGTCCCTGCTAAACAAACACATAGATTTATCGCTGACTGTCACCATCGCTATAAACAGCCCCAACCACAGTATGCTGACATCGGCTTGCTAAGCTTGCTGCAAGCTGTACCAAACAGCCACTGGGAATGCTCTGCTTTCCACTAGGATGGTCGAAGCGGGTGGAGTACAGCCCTGGGTCCGGCAGcctgcccctgttccccagcctGCACTTGGAGACATGTGAAGAGACCGTTTGGAACATCCAGGCCACCGTAGAGTTGCAGACTGGCCATATTGGGAAGGGCTGCGACAGAGACAGCTACTCTGACAGATCGGTACGCAGACTGTGTGGTGAGTGAATCTATTTGTATTCAGAGAGGGTGCTCCTAGGTCACCCTGTGGAAAAACAGTCCTCTTGCCAAGTAATTTGTTCTTATTTTGTCATCAAGCTGGTAATACACagatctatttttatttaatatcagATCTTTTACGGTCAATGtatttttacagaaacattacagtttgTGTGACTGGGCAAATGTTTtgcttcctctgtctctccaggtGCAGTGAGGGGGGAGGTAGACCTGCTCCCGCCCCCTTCCCCAGCAGCCAATTGGACAGCAAgcctccccaccctcccttcGTCTGATTCGTCTCTTGTGTTCTCCTTCAATGGTTCGACGCACGTTGCCGTGGTTCCCAGTTCCGTGGCTGCTGCAGTGCCCGGAGACCACTTCACCCTCCAATTATGGATGCGGAGGGGAGGGGCTAACACCCAACCCCCAGCCAATCAGGCGAGAGGGAGCCGTAGGGAAGAGGAGACCATTGTGTGCAGCACTGCCAGGAATGGTTAGTCACAGAAACTAGTCTGCATCTTGAATGACAGGAAAACTCAATGCAGGGCGTAAATGTGCAGGTAGTTAGGGTGGGGACTTTTGCGTTAACGTGCATAACCTGTTCAAAATGCACAGTGATCATGAGATCACATTAGTCACAGTTCACCAGCCTGCCGTGTCCTTCTGATTACTGTCGACAGTTTATCACAATTTTTATAACAACTGATATTTTCCTTGGAGCTGGGCTGATCTGTATTGCTGTCTAGGTCTTTTTTTCGGCTGTGGGTTACGCCAAGAGTAACCTGCTTATTTACTGCACATATTTCATGTCTACCCTGTAATTTCTATTGCTCTTCCAGTCAACCCAGATAAAAGCATCTCTCAAACAGTATGATAAAAATAACACTTATCTATCCTATTTTTCAGTAatagtgctctctctctccctctcattctcccctcctctctctctctctccctctcattatcccccctctctctctcattctctcctcctctctctccctctcattctcctctctctctctctctccctctcattctcctctctctctctctctctctctctctctctctcattctctcagatGACTCCttttcgcactattctctgTCCGTGCACGGCTGTCGGCTGTCCCTGTTTTACTGGCCCGATGTCTCCGCCGCCCGCCCTGTCAAGTTCCTGTGGAAGCTGGAGCAGGTACCCTCGGAGCGGCAGCTCTGAGCAGACTGCGATTAGCGGccaagtgggggggggggagggggccggCCGCTTCCTCAGGGAATGTGCTGTTTACAGCTGCTGCCTGTATAAGCAGGCTTAGAGGTCTCATTTAAGGAGATTATTGACATGAGCCGGAGTGTCAATAGCAAGGTCTGGCTGCTCCCCGTCTCTTGCTGACTGTCAGTCAGCTGCTTGGTGTATTGCATGCTCTGCCTGGTCTCAgaccctctctccgtctctctctctcaggtgtgtgacagtgagtggCACCACCTCTCCCTCAGTGTCCAGTTCCCCTCAGTCACTTTGTACGTCGAtggtgtgacctttgaccctgcaCTCATCCATGACAACGGAGCCATCCCTAATCCCGCCCCACGTCAGCGATTGGTTATTGGTGCATGCTGGGGTACCTATCAATCAAATGCAACCAACACAGAATCATTTATGACACCATCACTTGCGATGGTCAGTTACTGAGAAAATCGTGGAAGGTTTTAATATCCTTCAGACAAATAGATTTTTCTAAGATGATCTCATTCAGTCTGTCAGCCGGCAAAATCAATGATTGTCatccatttgaaatgaaacagcagGCTTGTCAGCCAGATAAGTCAGCATGTCAGACAGTTAGATCATTTTTGATTACACAGTAGGTAGCAGGAAGGTCCACTAATTGCCTCTGAAATGCCTTGTTAGTTTGCACACTGATATAATCCCAGCTGTGATAAATAATGTTAACATCCCCACCTCCCTCAGAGCCAGAGGAGAAGCAGAAAGACATTGTGAACAACACTATCCCCGAGGGCAGGGACTCAGGTAAGTGTACAGCATATCCCTCTGCGCCAGGGTGTCCCTGTTCTTATCCGTCCCTCCGAGGCAAAGCCGACAGCTGTTCAGACCTCTCTGAGAGGGCCGCTCTGTGTGTTTACCCTGCTGTGTGTTCACCCCTCTGTGTGttatcctctctgtgtgttatcctctctgtgtgttatcctctctgtgtgttaaaCCCTCTGCGTGTTATCCTCTCTGTGTCttatcctctgtgtgtgtttacctctcTGTGTGTTAACCCCTCTGTGTGTTATCCTCTCAGTGTGTTATTCTCTCAGTGTGTTATCCTCTCAGTGTGTACTCCTTTCTGTGTGTTAAACCCTCTGTGTGTTAACCCCTCTGTGTGttatcctctctgtgtgttaaCCCCTCTGTGTGTTACCTCTGTGGCTCTCAGGGAGGTATGTGGGAAGCTACCGGGGCCTGTTGTCTGGTGTGACAATGCGCCCCGGAGGTGTGGAGCCTCACAGCGTGGTGGAGTGCCTGTATGCCT is a window of Conger conger chromosome 1, fConCon1.1, whole genome shotgun sequence DNA encoding:
- the clstn3 gene encoding calsyntenin-3, with the translated sequence MERIIFLSLLLLCLTWGAHSNKANKHKPWIETEYQGIVMENDNTVLLNPPLFALDKDAPLHYAGEICGFRVHSGTSGGAQFEAVVLDRSTGEGLVRAKEPLDCESQREHSFTIQAYDCGEGPDGVNSKKSHKATVHVRVNDVNEFSPVFVERRYEASVPEGRLFDRMVRVEALDADCSPQYSQICFYDIITPNVPFAIDNDGNIKNTEPLDSRRQRVHSFWVTAFDCGKNRAQTDAQVIITVKPSCKPGWIGWSKRVEYSPGSGSLPLFPSLHLETCEETVWNIQATVELQTGHIGKGCDRDSYSDRSVRRLCGAVRGEVDLLPPPSPAANWTASLPTLPSSDSSLVFSFNGSTHVAVVPSSVAAAVPGDHFTLQLWMRRGGANTQPPANQARGSRREEETIVCSTARNDDSFSHYSLSVHGCRLSLFYWPDVSAARPVKFLWKLEQVCDSEWHHLSLSVQFPSVTLYVDGVTFDPALIHDNGAIPNPAPRQRLVIGACWEPEEKQKDIVNNTIPEGRDSGRYVGSYRGLLSGVTMRPGGVEPHSVVECLYACREGLDFGDLETLGSGMKVHVNPSQSVLVLEGDDIESFNRAVQQVTYRNSLRFATPGARPLKLSTSLRCFSEEGCLSLRQLEGYLVVLQPDAPLISLSGVGPHLARPAPEFEGPRGVALFPELRIVCSLSHAINTAIQGMEGGALMSDAVAHTLDSCEVQPLGEELNPQREELLLDVQSVREKGLDIINTTAYLTISGAESISVYEDILRSIRYRLTSGSARFERRFRLSCSEMNGRYTSNEITLEVNFLHSLDSLYHPSHLLASQQQFLHPSHRSGELSGHALPNPHHNSVVPGAATVIIMVCVGFLVFMVILGVFRIRSIHRRGDGNRGGSKDGNSQWDDSALTIIVNPMESYESRMGTSGDTEGEAEEDEEVVDSPSDTSDDQRIIIKKEVWDGPPRRY